aacaatcACCTCAATCAAAACGCTCCCTGCAGCTTTAGAAACAGTTATGAAGAACGGGAGAGATGTCAGGGCATTGGGAAGGGCTCTGAATGAAGCTGCATCTACGAAAAGTACTCTCCTGAAGGACTACTTATCGCATAAGAAGCACAGTTGCATCTCCGAGATGTTTTGGAGCAGGGTttcgaaaaatttcaaaaggGAGTTTGAAATATCCTTCAATAGGGGAGGCCCTGTCGGAAAGTCGCTTGCCGCAAATTCGTCAGTAATATTGGAAAGCATAATAAATGCCATGAAAGACTCCACTGAAAAGGAAAATGGTGAGTCTAACCTGGAAAAAATGCTAGATTCTGTTGCTATACTAAATTTACATACTACAAGGTAATCGAATTTTGCTTGTAAGCAAAGATGAGCCGGTCATTCTGTGCGAAATCTTGGCTTCGATGGCCCATCACTTTCcgtttttttgttcttcttcccACCCCGCTTGTGAAACTTCTTTTTAGCAAGCTTCTTTAACTCCTTTGCTTTTTCCAATCGCTCTTGAACCCGCTCACTTCCAGCCTTTTTAGCAAGGCGCTGCTTCTTGCCAGGCCTCCGACGCTTAATTTTCAGCTCTCGTAGCTGCTCGCGCTCAATTTTGGCATTATGACTTTTCAGATCCCAGAGCCGTCCTCTGAACTGTGACCACCTCAAGTTGGGAGCCGCAGCACTTTCTCGAAGGATATCATTAGCTTCGATTGCAGCGGTTTTGAAGTTATTGGTCTGTTCCACAGAATACTCTGCGAAGTAGAAACTGCGAGGCCTCTCTTGCTTAAAAAAATCTGGAGAGGGTTCTCTAAGCGACACCTTCATTAGTCGAGTCGATGTCCGGCCTCGGCTTTCCTCGGCATCATCCTTCTCGCTATCGTGGCTAGCGCTGTTCTCCATTGCCCCAAAAGAAAATAGCGGGAACTCAAACTCTTGGGCCCCCTCAGGATCGTTGTCTTGTTTTGAATCACTTACCTGGACATCATTTACTGTGATGAATTCCAAATCTGGCTCTATCAGAGGTTGCTCCTCTTGTAATGGTTCATCTGGATCATTATCGAAAAGTTCCTCTCTTGTAACCCTGTTTTTTTAGTTAGTACAAATACTCAAAGCACTGAAAGAGCAAGGCTCTTAACACACTTGACGTACCGTCTATATTCATTCATTACGGTGCTTTACTTAACTCATCgttgctttcaaaattattcTCGTTCTCACAAGTGCGtaaatatcaaaaaacttaAACCTAACAAATTGGAAAATACAAGTCGTCTGGTAAAAGATGAAGGCATACAactcgaagaaaaaaagtCGGACTTCACAGAGTAAGATGTGGTCTTTTACAGAACGGACATACCAGCCTATTATGCTTGTTAGGAAGGATTGACTGAAATTATACAGAGTTTATCTATGCTTGTCTTTTTAATTTAGCGTTCTGAAAGACGTTTTTCAGTCAAAACATTATTTAGTGATCCTTGTCTTCATATTTTGCAAGAATTCACGGTATGACTGGCTATTGAGGATCTTGTCCTCGACCAAGGTGCTGCTGGCCCACAACCTCAAAGTGGCAACCTCTCTCGCGGATGCATGGTTGACTGGCTCACTCAACGAAGCACCACGAACAATGTATAGAGGTTGATAAGTAATGACGTCGTCGTGTTCTCTAATCTTCGAGATAATATTTCTCACCCTACTGTTGAACTCGGAGTTATCCAAAACTGGCAACTCCTGCTTGCCAATTGGAATTT
The Lachancea thermotolerans CBS 6340 chromosome G complete sequence genome window above contains:
- a CDS encoding uncharacterized protein (similar to uniprot|P53952 Saccharomyces cerevisiae YNL050C), with protein sequence MNEYRRVTREELFDNDPDEPLQEEQPLIEPDLEFITVNDVQVSDSKQDNDPEGAQEFEFPLFSFGAMENSASHDSEKDDAEESRGRTSTRLMKVSLREPSPDFFKQERPRSFYFAEYSVEQTNNFKTAAIEANDILRESAAAPNLRWSQFRGRLWDLKSHNAKIEREQLRELKIKRRRPGKKQRLAKKAGSERVQERLEKAKELKKLAKKKFHKRGGKKNKKTESDGPSKPRFRTE